In one window of Nicotiana tabacum cultivar K326 chromosome 12, ASM71507v2, whole genome shotgun sequence DNA:
- the LOC107759754 gene encoding uncharacterized protein LOC107759754, whose amino-acid sequence MEMEDHLKSYTQSENKCFSTKFISIFVSSLFLVFILFHIQYSSPFDFTLSTSQRWAFLSQENNSDVIETITAELKDSVTFLPLTDLRFRETATTGHTWFMSSLNDTLEENEAEYLYFPSKASKGRLLCFKGRDIKDGTKNSYVLAWREGLPDSAILLEGLTFVSDTYYDHLNLWHGLCAMAPLVRWSMKNECLKPSRWVLFHWGELRLRMGSWIQQLMQANFGEVKVEGFDRGDVPYCFEKAIVTRHDLGQMSLDSKLKVFDLLRCKARSYCGLNPAGKGKEMNERGFPIIRLTLLMRRGSRSFKNATAVTDIFAKECARVEGCILRVVQSEDLSFCDQVKVLTNTDIVVSPHGAQLTNMLFMDRESSVMEFFPKGWLENAGPGQYAHHWMANQSGMKHQGAWWDSIGEECPSPQDHQQCFHFHKDGMVGHNETYFAEWARRVIDQVKLSKVEQASVDQANKQQNDSKACVC is encoded by the exons ATGGAAATGGAAGATCATCTCAAGTCATACACTCAGAGCGAGAACAAATGCTTCTCCACAAAATTCATCAGCATTTTTGTTTCCTCCTTGTTTCTGGTTTTCATCCTTTTTCACATTCAATACTCATCCCCTTTTGATTTCACCTTATCAACGTCCCAAAGATGGGCTTTTCTTTCCCAAGAGAATAACTCTGATGTCATTGAGACCATCACTGCAGAACTCAAAGACTCTGTCACTTTTCTTCCCCTTACGGACCTTAGATTTAGAGAAACGGCCACAACTGGCCACACCTGGTTTATGAGCTCTTTGAACGACACACTCGAGGAAAATGAAGCAGAATACTTGTATTTCCCTTCTAAGGCATCCAAAGGACGGCTTCTTTGCTTTAAGGGACGGGATATTAAGGATGGCACAAAGAATTCATATGTGCTGGCATGGCGAGAAGGTCTTCCCGACTCTGCTATTCTACTGGAAGGCTTAACGTTTGTATCAGACACATATTACGACCACCTAAATCTGTGGCATGGATTATGTGCAATGGCCCCTCTAGTGAGATGGTCAATGAAAAATGAGTGTTTGAAGCCATCAAGATGGGTGCTATTTCATTGGGGAGAACTGAGATTAAGAATGGGATCATGGATTCAACAACTTATGCAAGCGAATTTTGGTGAAGTCAAGGTGGAAGGATTTGATAGAGGAGATGTACCTTACTGTTTTGAGAAAGCCATTGTCACGAGGCATGATCTAGGCCAAATGAGTCTGGACAGTAAGCTGAAGGTGTTCGACCTGCTGCGCTGCAAAGCTAGGAGTTACTGTGGCCTTAATCCTGCAGGCAAAGGTAAAGAGATGAATGAAAGAGGATTTCCAATTATAAGACTTACACTGCTGATGAGAAGAGGTTCCCGCTCATTCAAGAATGCAACTGCTGTGACTGATATATTTGCAAAGGAATGTGCAAGGGTCGAAGGCTGCATTCTGCGTGTAGTTCAGTCAGAAGATCTATCTTTCTGCGACCAG GTAAAAGTGCTGACCAACACTGACATTGTTGTGTCTCCACATGGAGCGCAATTAACTAATATGCTCTTCATGGACCGAGAGAGCAGTGTAATGGAATTCTTCCCAAAGGGTTGGTTAGAGAATGCTGGCCCGGGCCAATATGCTCACCACTGGATGGCGAATCAATCAGGGATGAAACATCAAGGTGCATGGTGGGATTCAATAGGCGAGGAGTGTCCATCTCCACAAGATCATCAACAGTGCTTTCATTTTCATAAAGATGGGATGGTTGGACACAATGAAACCTATTTTGCAGAATGGGCTAGAAGAGTCATTGATCAAGTTAAGCTAAGCAAGGTGGAGCAAGCCTCTGTTGATCAAGCAAACAAGCAACAAAATGATTCAAAAGCATGTGTATGCTAG